Proteins from a single region of Nocardiopsis dassonvillei subsp. dassonvillei DSM 43111:
- a CDS encoding RNA-guided endonuclease InsQ/TnpB family protein, with product MVGVSKIVVQLKLTPSPEQAAVLTSTLRDLNTHTTWVARVAHEQGVMRDYELRKHTYQQLREAGVGSQAAQHVIKKVCDAYHARRSNLNNGNYGPQGSALRERIESTPIAFRPDSAHPYDARDLSFAMDARTISLWTFQGRLKDVPFVGSPDQIKMLAEHKRGEADLLCRDDAWFLAVTVEVPDAPEIDPNGFLGVDLGIVNIATTSDGRVMAGRQINRYRRRQLRLRQKLQAKGSRSAKRLLNKRLRREARYARNINHQISKRIVAEAERTGRGISLEDLRGIRARVRQRRPQRVTLHSWSFHQLGAFIAYKARLEGVPVVFVDPAHSSRECAACSYTHKANRVSQALFVCRDCGVVAHAGRKSHVPPDHP from the coding sequence ATGGTGGGCGTGTCGAAGATCGTCGTGCAGCTCAAGCTCACGCCGTCGCCCGAGCAGGCGGCGGTGCTGACCTCGACCCTGCGCGATCTCAACACCCACACCACCTGGGTGGCGAGGGTGGCCCACGAGCAGGGTGTGATGCGCGACTACGAGCTGCGCAAACATACCTACCAGCAGTTGCGTGAGGCCGGGGTGGGCTCGCAAGCGGCCCAGCACGTGATCAAGAAGGTGTGCGACGCCTACCACGCCCGCCGCTCCAATCTGAACAACGGCAACTACGGACCCCAAGGATCGGCCCTCCGGGAGCGGATCGAATCCACACCGATCGCCTTCCGCCCCGACTCGGCGCACCCCTACGACGCGCGCGACCTGTCCTTCGCCATGGACGCGCGCACGATCTCACTGTGGACCTTCCAGGGCCGATTGAAGGACGTGCCCTTCGTCGGCTCCCCCGACCAGATCAAGATGCTGGCCGAACACAAACGCGGTGAGGCCGACCTGCTCTGCCGCGACGATGCCTGGTTTCTCGCGGTGACCGTCGAGGTGCCCGACGCTCCTGAGATCGACCCCAACGGGTTTCTTGGGGTGGATCTGGGGATTGTCAACATCGCCACCACCAGTGACGGCCGGGTCATGGCCGGGCGCCAGATCAACCGGTACCGCCGTCGGCAGCTCAGGCTGCGCCAGAAGTTGCAGGCCAAGGGCAGCCGGTCCGCCAAGCGCCTGCTCAACAAGCGGCTCCGCCGTGAAGCACGGTACGCCAGAAACATCAACCACCAGATCTCGAAACGCATCGTGGCCGAGGCCGAACGCACCGGGCGCGGTATCTCCCTTGAGGATCTCAGGGGGATCCGCGCCCGGGTACGGCAACGCAGGCCCCAACGGGTCACGCTGCACTCCTGGTCCTTCCACCAACTGGGCGCCTTCATCGCCTACAAAGCGCGCCTGGAGGGCGTGCCGGTGGTGTTCGTGGACCCGGCGCACTCCTCACGCGAGTGCGCCGCATGCTCCTACACTCACAAGGCCAACCGGGTCTCACAGGCCTTGTTCGTCTGTCGGGACTGCGGCGTCGTTGCGCACGCGGGGCGCAAGTCACACGTCCCACCCGACCACCCCTAG
- a CDS encoding PepSY-associated TM helix domain-containing protein: MGQEDSAPPQDGTRAEPDRRGTWAALRPLVLRLHFYAGVLVAPFILVAAVSGLLYVWTPQIEQAVYAEQLRVEPSGEPVPLHTQVRVAQEELPGAELDAVRPATGAEDSTRVLFDVPGLEASHRTTVFVDPYGGEVLGVMETYGTSGALPARTWVDTLHRSLHLGDVGRLYSELAASWMWVVALGGVALWVARNRRPRGGLRRLLLPGAGTSGGRSRSVSLHGAAGLWLLVGLLFLSATGMTWSQYAGANISDLRERLDWSTPAVSTEAPVASPGVDAGVGAVLASAREAGLDGPVEVALPEDHTSPYVVSQIDRGWPTRVDSAAVAPDTAEVTDVVRFADYPVMAKLSRWGIDAHMGVLFGVPNQLVLSALASGLIAVIVLGYRMWWQRRPTRSRVLGVGRPYPRGSLTALSPLSRVAAVAVLALVGWAAPLLGASLLVFLAVDAVLGWRARSRASGGSAPGGRAPGADGQAGPESAGAPASGARNL; the protein is encoded by the coding sequence ATGGGACAGGAAGACAGCGCGCCCCCGCAGGACGGGACGCGCGCGGAGCCGGACCGGCGCGGCACCTGGGCGGCGCTGCGCCCCCTGGTGCTGCGCCTGCACTTCTACGCGGGGGTCCTCGTCGCCCCCTTCATCCTGGTCGCCGCCGTGTCGGGGCTGCTGTACGTGTGGACGCCCCAGATCGAGCAGGCGGTCTACGCCGAACAGCTGCGGGTGGAGCCCTCCGGCGAACCGGTCCCGCTCCACACACAGGTGCGCGTCGCCCAGGAGGAGCTGCCGGGAGCCGAACTCGACGCGGTGCGACCGGCCACCGGCGCGGAGGACTCCACCCGGGTGCTGTTCGACGTGCCGGGGCTGGAGGCCAGCCACAGGACGACGGTGTTCGTCGACCCCTACGGCGGCGAGGTGCTCGGGGTGATGGAGACCTACGGCACCAGCGGCGCCCTCCCGGCCCGCACGTGGGTCGACACCCTGCACCGCAGCCTGCACCTGGGCGACGTCGGACGCCTGTACAGCGAGCTCGCGGCGAGCTGGATGTGGGTGGTCGCCCTGGGCGGTGTCGCCCTGTGGGTCGCGCGCAACCGGCGTCCGCGCGGCGGTCTCCGCCGCCTGCTGCTGCCCGGCGCGGGCACCTCCGGGGGACGGTCCAGGTCGGTCTCGCTGCACGGAGCCGCCGGTCTGTGGCTTCTGGTGGGCCTGCTGTTCCTGTCGGCGACGGGGATGACGTGGTCGCAGTACGCGGGGGCCAACATCAGCGACCTGCGCGAGCGGCTGGACTGGAGCACCCCCGCGGTGTCCACGGAGGCGCCGGTGGCCTCGCCCGGGGTGGACGCGGGAGTGGGCGCCGTCCTGGCCAGTGCGCGCGAGGCGGGCCTGGACGGCCCCGTCGAGGTGGCCCTGCCCGAGGACCACACCTCCCCCTACGTGGTGAGCCAGATCGACCGCGGTTGGCCGACGCGGGTGGACTCGGCCGCCGTCGCCCCGGATACGGCCGAGGTCACCGACGTGGTCCGCTTCGCCGACTACCCGGTCATGGCCAAGCTGAGCCGGTGGGGGATCGACGCCCACATGGGTGTGCTGTTCGGCGTGCCGAACCAGTTGGTGCTGTCCGCCCTGGCCTCGGGGCTGATCGCCGTCATCGTGCTGGGCTACCGCATGTGGTGGCAGCGGCGCCCCACACGGTCCCGAGTCCTGGGCGTGGGACGCCCCTACCCGCGCGGCTCCCTCACGGCCCTGTCCCCGCTGTCCAGGGTCGCGGCGGTGGCGGTCCTGGCCCTGGTCGGCTGGGCGGCGCCGCTGCTGGGCGCCTCGCTGCTGGTGTTCCTGGCCGTGGACGCCGTCCTCGGGTGGCGGGCCCGGTCACGTGCCTCAGGGGGCTCCGCGCCGGGCGGCCGGGCTCCGGGTGCCGACGGGCAGGCCGGACCCGAGTCCGCGGGCGCGCCCGCGTCCGGGGCGCGGAACCTGTGA
- a CDS encoding MFS transporter: protein MARTQARPPGRDTGASRSRLDVVRWQVGYGMFGVPQAAAPIAFALLALPITGTAESGAALVFAMTAAQVLGAVPVSRLGRRFNGVHYLRALIAVRTLALAAVTVLAAVQAPFGLLLVAVTAAGAVNGAAYGYQRLLLNHLVEPSGLPRALGVAATLNEVGFALSPVLASVLGAVSPVWAMAAVTALGVGPLLLMPRVPGARGPQGGEAPRVRTPVPPAVFLWLFCAAASAGAVAAVEVGAVSFALSFGLEPGWAFLFALVLCAGSVAGGVWVSVRNRTPAPWQVVAFLAATTAGSGLVLVGGHLSLTLAGAAVIGLFLPMLGTFYSLALDGLAPPDRRAEMFALLRTASSLGIIAVSGLLALLGLRAALVGSFALLLVASSLAAAHHARSRVAAAPPTAPDGV, encoded by the coding sequence ATGGCACGGACCCAGGCGAGGCCGCCCGGGCGGGACACCGGCGCGTCGCGCTCCCGGCTCGACGTCGTGCGCTGGCAGGTCGGGTACGGGATGTTCGGCGTGCCCCAGGCCGCCGCCCCCATCGCCTTCGCCCTGCTCGCCCTCCCCATCACCGGCACGGCCGAGTCCGGCGCGGCTCTGGTCTTCGCCATGACGGCCGCGCAGGTGCTCGGCGCCGTCCCCGTGTCCCGTCTGGGCCGCCGGTTCAACGGCGTCCACTACCTGCGCGCACTCATCGCCGTCCGAACGCTCGCGCTCGCCGCCGTCACCGTGCTGGCGGCGGTGCAGGCCCCCTTCGGGCTGCTCCTGGTCGCGGTCACCGCGGCGGGAGCCGTCAACGGCGCCGCGTACGGCTACCAGCGGCTCCTGCTCAACCACCTCGTGGAACCGTCCGGGCTCCCCCGCGCGCTGGGCGTGGCCGCGACGCTGAACGAGGTCGGCTTCGCTCTGTCCCCCGTGCTCGCCTCGGTTCTCGGCGCCGTCTCGCCCGTCTGGGCCATGGCGGCGGTCACCGCGCTGGGCGTGGGCCCGCTGCTCCTGATGCCGCGCGTACCCGGGGCCCGCGGGCCGCAGGGCGGAGAGGCTCCCCGCGTGCGGACGCCGGTACCCCCCGCGGTGTTCCTGTGGCTGTTCTGCGCGGCCGCGAGCGCGGGGGCTGTCGCGGCCGTCGAGGTCGGAGCGGTCTCCTTCGCGCTGTCCTTCGGACTCGAACCGGGCTGGGCCTTCCTGTTCGCCCTCGTGCTGTGCGCGGGCTCGGTCGCGGGCGGGGTCTGGGTGAGCGTGCGCAACCGCACGCCCGCCCCCTGGCAGGTCGTCGCCTTCCTGGCGGCGACCACCGCGGGCTCCGGGCTGGTCCTGGTCGGCGGGCACCTCTCCCTGACGCTCGCCGGCGCGGCCGTCATCGGGCTCTTCCTGCCGATGCTGGGCACGTTCTACTCGCTCGCCCTGGACGGGCTCGCGCCGCCGGACCGCCGCGCGGAGATGTTCGCGCTCCTGCGCACCGCGAGTTCGCTCGGCATCATCGCCGTGAGCGGCCTGCTCGCCCTCCTCGGCCTGCGGGCCGCCCTCGTCGGCAGCTTCGCGCTCCTGCTGGTGGCGTCCTCCCTCGCGGCGGCGCACCACGCGCGCTCCCGCGTCGCCGCGGCCCCGCCGACCGCGCCCGACGGAGTGTGA
- a CDS encoding class I mannose-6-phosphate isomerase, translating to MTGAAVDWYPLRVSAPARQLVFGGHAIARHLGREGLPDWAVAETWEVSDVDGNGSTVLDGPLAGRSLRELVARWPEGLVGEDWSGEVFPVLTKFIDASGTLPVHLHADDATARRLEGQPNGKTEAWHILDAPPGATALCGVRSGVTGERLHQALLDQDFDAVLRRLPVRPGETVYVPGGTVHSFGPRTLVYEIEQTSDVQQHAMRWEMEDGSPVPDERWRANLEALMAQVRPEHRPDFHPGLRIGVGDGVERVFCCAGPHFALERWHAGTAEPLRHTFATAQVLTNVGAPVRVRCGDWRGELGRARTLLLPAALGEVEIAGPADVLFGYLPDLDRDVVAPLAAAGYPREAVAFLGEGL from the coding sequence GTGACGGGGGCGGCCGTGGACTGGTACCCGCTGAGGGTGAGCGCCCCGGCCCGACAGCTGGTGTTCGGCGGCCACGCCATCGCCCGCCACCTGGGCCGGGAGGGGCTGCCCGACTGGGCGGTCGCGGAGACCTGGGAGGTCAGCGACGTCGACGGGAACGGCAGCACGGTACTCGACGGGCCCCTCGCGGGCCGGTCCCTGCGCGAGCTCGTCGCGCGGTGGCCGGAGGGGTTGGTGGGCGAGGACTGGTCCGGGGAGGTCTTCCCGGTGCTGACCAAGTTCATCGACGCCTCCGGAACGCTGCCGGTGCACCTGCACGCCGACGACGCCACCGCCCGGCGGCTGGAGGGACAGCCCAACGGCAAGACCGAGGCCTGGCACATCCTCGACGCGCCTCCCGGCGCCACCGCGCTGTGCGGGGTCAGGAGCGGGGTGACCGGGGAGCGGCTCCACCAGGCACTGCTCGACCAGGACTTCGACGCCGTGCTGCGCCGCCTGCCGGTGCGGCCCGGCGAGACGGTCTACGTCCCGGGCGGCACCGTGCACAGTTTCGGCCCCCGGACCCTGGTCTACGAGATCGAGCAGACCTCCGACGTCCAGCAGCACGCGATGCGCTGGGAGATGGAGGACGGCTCACCGGTCCCGGACGAGCGGTGGCGCGCGAACCTGGAGGCGCTGATGGCCCAGGTCCGGCCGGAGCACAGGCCCGACTTCCACCCGGGGCTGAGGATCGGGGTCGGCGACGGCGTGGAGCGGGTGTTCTGCTGCGCCGGACCGCACTTCGCGCTCGAACGCTGGCACGCGGGCACCGCCGAGCCCCTGCGCCACACGTTCGCCACCGCGCAGGTCCTCACCAACGTCGGGGCGCCCGTCCGGGTGCGCTGCGGCGACTGGCGTGGTGAGCTGGGCCGGGCCCGGACGCTGCTGCTGCCCGCCGCGTTGGGCGAGGTGGAGATCGCGGGCCCGGCCGACGTGCTGTTCGGCTACCTGCCCGACCTGGACCGCGACGTGGTCGCCCCCCTGGCCGCCGCCGGTTACCCCCGTGAGGCCGTCGCCTTCCTCGGCGAGGGCCTGTGA
- a CDS encoding SDR family oxidoreductase, producing MPQPPSQQQTPPGRTDAMDPRPDHGEESYRGSGRLEGKAAVITGADSGIGRAVAIAFAREGADVLIAYLDEHDDARETERWVREAGRRAVLFPGDLADPARCRALVAKAVEEFGRVDVLVSNAAFQMTHETLEEIPDEEWDHTLATNLSAFFHLAKAAVPHMRPGSSIIASTSVNSDSPPPTLLPYNATKAGIANMAATLAQMLAPRGIRANSVAPGPIWTPLIPSTMPPEQVEGFGSQVPMGRAGQPSELAPVYVMLASDESSYVSGARIAVTGGKPVL from the coding sequence GTGCCCCAGCCGCCGTCACAGCAGCAGACCCCGCCCGGTCGCACCGACGCCATGGACCCCAGACCCGACCACGGCGAGGAGTCCTACCGGGGGTCGGGGCGGCTCGAAGGGAAGGCGGCCGTCATCACCGGCGCCGACAGCGGCATCGGACGGGCGGTGGCCATCGCCTTCGCCCGCGAGGGCGCCGACGTGCTCATCGCTTACCTGGACGAGCACGACGACGCGCGGGAGACCGAGCGCTGGGTGCGCGAGGCGGGCCGCAGGGCCGTCCTGTTCCCCGGCGACCTGGCGGACCCGGCCCGGTGCCGGGCCCTCGTCGCGAAGGCGGTGGAGGAGTTCGGCCGGGTGGACGTCCTGGTCAGCAACGCCGCCTTCCAGATGACCCACGAGACGCTGGAGGAGATCCCCGACGAGGAGTGGGACCACACCCTGGCCACCAACCTCAGCGCGTTCTTCCACCTCGCCAAGGCCGCCGTGCCGCACATGCGGCCCGGCTCCTCGATCATCGCGAGCACGTCGGTCAACTCCGACTCCCCGCCGCCCACCCTGCTGCCCTACAACGCCACCAAGGCGGGCATCGCCAACATGGCCGCCACGCTGGCCCAGATGCTGGCGCCCAGGGGCATCCGGGCCAACTCCGTGGCGCCGGGGCCGATCTGGACCCCGCTGATCCCCTCGACCATGCCGCCCGAGCAGGTGGAGGGCTTCGGCTCCCAGGTGCCGATGGGCCGCGCCGGGCAGCCGTCGGAGCTGGCTCCGGTGTACGTGATGCTGGCGTCGGACGAGTCCAGTTACGTCTCCGGCGCCCGCATCGCGGTCACCGGCGGCAAACCGGTCCTGTGA
- a CDS encoding PadR family transcriptional regulator → MRRVELTPAELTVLGLVIERPRHGYDLEQAIELRGVRQWTDIGFSSIYYLLAKLEKRGLVHVPQAPAAAKSRRVFHATDTGRRAARDGALDLIRQPRPVAHPLLVGVANLPLLSEREYAEALRDRLAGVCERIAAVREAERAQAPSALAAREVFSYSLSLLEAERSWLASRVQAPDDGQDRLQENP, encoded by the coding sequence ATGCGGCGTGTGGAGCTGACACCCGCCGAACTCACCGTCCTGGGCCTGGTCATCGAGCGTCCCCGGCACGGCTACGACCTGGAACAGGCCATCGAGCTGCGCGGCGTCCGCCAGTGGACGGACATCGGCTTCTCCTCGATCTACTACCTGCTCGCCAAACTGGAGAAGCGGGGCCTGGTCCACGTCCCGCAGGCCCCCGCCGCCGCGAAGTCGCGCCGGGTGTTCCACGCCACCGACACCGGAAGGCGGGCGGCGCGCGACGGCGCGCTCGACCTCATCCGACAGCCGCGGCCGGTGGCGCACCCGCTACTGGTAGGCGTCGCCAACCTGCCCCTGCTCTCCGAACGCGAGTACGCCGAGGCGCTGCGCGACCGGCTGGCCGGGGTGTGCGAGCGCATCGCCGCGGTCCGGGAGGCCGAGCGGGCGCAGGCGCCCTCCGCGCTCGCGGCGCGCGAGGTGTTCTCGTACTCACTGAGCCTCCTGGAGGCGGAAAGGTCGTGGCTCGCCAGCCGAGTCCAGGCGCCTGATGACGGACAAGACCGACTTCAAGAAAACCCTTGA
- a CDS encoding GyrI-like domain-containing protein yields MTDKTDFKKTLDAYRARRGRFRITHVPDLSYLMVDGHGDPNTSPAFTEAVEALYPVAYKLKFASKRDLGRDYVVMPLEGLWWAEDMDAFTAARDKSRWDWTMMIMVPDWTDQDMFAAAVEQVAAKNRPARLDDVRLETLSEGLCVQTLHVGSFDDEADVLRRMHHEFVPDNGLRMVGRHHEIYLSDFRRAAPDKLRTILRQPVAAVSGSGAGPAASDG; encoded by the coding sequence ATGACGGACAAGACCGACTTCAAGAAAACCCTTGACGCCTACCGGGCGCGACGGGGCCGGTTCCGGATCACGCACGTGCCGGACCTGAGCTACCTCATGGTCGACGGCCACGGTGACCCCAACACCTCACCGGCCTTCACCGAGGCGGTCGAGGCGCTCTACCCGGTGGCCTACAAGCTCAAGTTCGCCAGTAAGCGCGACCTCGGCCGCGACTACGTGGTCATGCCCCTGGAGGGCCTGTGGTGGGCCGAGGACATGGACGCCTTCACGGCGGCGCGCGACAAGTCGCGGTGGGACTGGACGATGATGATCATGGTCCCGGACTGGACCGACCAGGACATGTTCGCCGCCGCCGTGGAGCAGGTCGCCGCGAAGAACAGGCCCGCGCGCCTGGACGACGTCCGCCTGGAGACGCTGTCCGAGGGCCTCTGCGTGCAGACGCTGCACGTCGGCTCCTTCGACGACGAGGCCGACGTTCTCCGGCGGATGCACCACGAGTTCGTCCCCGACAACGGGCTGCGCATGGTCGGCAGGCACCACGAGATCTACCTCAGCGACTTCCGCAGGGCCGCGCCGGACAAGCTGCGCACCATCCTGCGGCAGCCGGTCGCCGCCGTCTCCGGGAGCGGGGCCGGGCCCGCCGCCTCGGACGGGTGA
- a CDS encoding DUF7691 family protein, whose protein sequence is MSYALTTYVVDLDVLHGSVGSRDDKLRRMIGGRFRQHLAHFDSQFGHVADAGGPTIRDAIRAVIEGGPFDDRHGTMYGYAYKWICEFHGRALFNNDFSPMRYGWLETVDAGLNALGVTAVGVEEFSFGGAPSPIPAPEELPGYGEWSLTECQKALEQWEAATDEGRAALDPAVLSAAESCMDWCRTAAAAGRGVAGFFS, encoded by the coding sequence ATGAGTTACGCGCTGACGACCTACGTGGTCGACCTCGACGTCCTGCACGGCTCCGTCGGGTCGAGGGACGACAAGCTGCGCCGCATGATCGGCGGCCGGTTCAGGCAGCACCTGGCCCACTTCGACTCCCAGTTCGGCCACGTCGCCGACGCGGGCGGCCCCACCATCCGCGACGCGATCCGCGCGGTCATCGAGGGAGGGCCCTTCGACGACCGGCACGGCACCATGTACGGCTACGCCTACAAGTGGATCTGCGAGTTCCACGGCCGCGCCCTGTTCAACAACGACTTCTCCCCGATGAGGTACGGGTGGCTGGAGACGGTCGACGCGGGCCTGAACGCACTGGGCGTGACCGCGGTCGGCGTCGAGGAGTTCAGTTTCGGCGGCGCCCCCTCGCCGATCCCGGCGCCCGAAGAGTTGCCGGGCTACGGCGAGTGGAGCCTCACCGAGTGCCAGAAGGCCCTCGAACAGTGGGAGGCCGCCACCGACGAGGGACGGGCCGCACTCGACCCCGCCGTCCTGAGCGCCGCCGAGTCCTGCATGGACTGGTGCCGGACCGCCGCCGCGGCGGGAAGGGGCGTGGCCGGTTTCTTCAGCTGA
- a CDS encoding MFS transporter encodes MIVAVLAFGGIVVSLMQTLVIPLVPVLPDLLGATPGDTAWAITATLLAAAVATPTVGRLGDMYGKRRMLLFSLAVLVAGSVLCALAHSLVPMVVGRALQGLAAGVIPLGISIMRDVLPPERLGGATALMSASLGVGGALGLPAAALVVQEADWHVLFWVAAGLATGAAVLVRALVPASGVRAGGRFDLPGSAGLSVALLLLLLAVSKGSDWGWGSGVPAAMLAVAVAVLLVWGWWELRTPHPLVDLRVSARRQVLLTNTASLVFGFSMFAMSLVVPQLLQMPEVTGYGFGQTILVAGLVMAPNGLVMMAMSPVSARISRARGPKTTLMVGALLVALGYGLSLVSMSALWQLVIASTVIGAGVGLAYGAMPALVMAAVPRTETAAANSLNTLMRSIGTSVASAVAGVVIANVTMTAGAEVLPAREAFTLLLGLGALAALAAFAVAAFLPGRGRPADLDRPEPPPAAPDQRADPSEDEGTGRDQAREHPSGLR; translated from the coding sequence GTGATCGTCGCCGTCCTGGCCTTCGGCGGGATCGTCGTCTCGCTCATGCAGACCCTGGTCATCCCGCTCGTGCCCGTCCTGCCCGACCTGCTGGGCGCCACGCCCGGGGACACCGCGTGGGCGATCACCGCCACGCTGCTCGCGGCCGCGGTCGCCACCCCGACGGTCGGCCGCCTGGGCGACATGTACGGCAAGCGCCGCATGCTGCTGTTCAGCCTCGCCGTCCTCGTGGCCGGCTCGGTGCTGTGCGCCCTGGCCCACAGCCTGGTGCCGATGGTCGTCGGCCGCGCCCTCCAGGGCCTGGCGGCCGGGGTCATCCCCCTGGGCATCAGCATCATGCGCGACGTGCTGCCCCCCGAACGGCTCGGCGGGGCGACCGCGCTGATGAGCGCCTCGCTCGGGGTGGGCGGCGCGCTCGGGCTGCCCGCCGCCGCGCTCGTGGTGCAGGAGGCGGACTGGCACGTGCTGTTCTGGGTCGCCGCCGGGCTCGCGACCGGGGCCGCCGTGCTGGTGCGCGCCCTGGTCCCCGCGTCCGGGGTGCGCGCGGGCGGCAGGTTCGACCTGCCCGGGTCGGCGGGCCTGTCCGTGGCGCTGCTCCTGCTGCTGCTCGCGGTCTCCAAGGGCTCGGACTGGGGCTGGGGCAGCGGTGTCCCCGCCGCCATGCTCGCGGTCGCGGTCGCGGTGCTCCTGGTGTGGGGCTGGTGGGAGCTGCGTACGCCGCACCCGCTGGTCGATCTGCGCGTCAGCGCGCGGCGCCAGGTCCTGCTCACCAACACCGCGTCCCTGGTGTTCGGCTTCTCCATGTTCGCCATGTCCCTGGTCGTCCCGCAGCTGCTCCAGATGCCCGAGGTCACCGGCTACGGCTTCGGACAGACGATCCTGGTCGCGGGTCTGGTGATGGCGCCCAACGGGCTGGTGATGATGGCGATGTCCCCGGTCTCGGCGCGTATCTCCCGGGCGAGGGGTCCCAAGACGACCCTGATGGTCGGCGCACTGCTGGTCGCGCTCGGCTACGGCCTGAGCCTGGTGTCCATGTCCGCCCTCTGGCAGCTCGTGATCGCCTCCACCGTCATCGGCGCGGGCGTGGGCCTGGCCTACGGGGCCATGCCCGCCCTGGTCATGGCGGCCGTGCCCCGGACCGAGACGGCGGCGGCCAACAGCCTCAACACCCTGATGCGCTCCATCGGCACCTCCGTGGCCAGCGCCGTCGCGGGCGTGGTCATCGCCAACGTGACCATGACCGCGGGCGCGGAGGTCCTCCCCGCCCGGGAGGCCTTCACCCTGCTCCTGGGCCTGGGCGCCCTCGCCGCGCTCGCCGCCTTCGCCGTCGCCGCCTTCCTGCCCGGGCGGGGCAGGCCGGCCGACCTCGACCGGCCCGAACCCCCGCCCGCGGCCCCCGACCAGCGCGCGGACCCCTCGGAGGACGAAGGGACCGGACGCGACCAGGCGCGGGAGCACCCGAGCGGGCTCCGCTGA
- a CDS encoding TetR/AcrR family transcriptional regulator gives MTRSDRVAATREAILAAAERLFAEHGLAGVSNRQISQEAGQGNNTAVSYHFGSREGLIRAIVRRHNDQIEELRLRMVLRFDGSDRVRDWIACMVEPLAQHLADLGTPSWYGRFSAQAVSDPAYRATVAGEALNSPSLVRVGEELLRCLPDLPTEVRGERRDMARHLMVHMIAERERALAEGADTPRESWHRAAVGLTDALTGLWLAPVTGSGARAGE, from the coding sequence GTGACGAGGTCGGACCGGGTCGCCGCGACGCGGGAGGCGATTCTGGCGGCGGCGGAGCGGCTCTTCGCCGAGCACGGACTGGCCGGTGTCTCCAACCGGCAGATCAGCCAGGAGGCGGGGCAGGGGAACAACACCGCGGTCAGCTACCACTTCGGCTCCAGGGAGGGGCTGATCCGCGCGATCGTGCGCAGGCACAACGACCAGATCGAGGAGCTGCGTCTGCGCATGGTGCTGAGGTTCGACGGGTCCGACCGGGTGAGGGACTGGATCGCCTGCATGGTGGAACCCCTGGCCCAGCACCTCGCCGACCTGGGCACACCCAGTTGGTACGGGAGGTTCAGCGCCCAGGCCGTCAGCGACCCCGCCTACCGTGCGACCGTGGCCGGCGAGGCCCTCAACTCCCCCTCCCTGGTCCGGGTGGGGGAGGAACTGCTCAGGTGCCTTCCCGACCTGCCGACCGAGGTCCGCGGGGAACGCCGGGACATGGCACGCCATCTCATGGTGCACATGATCGCCGAGCGCGAGCGCGCCCTGGCCGAGGGGGCCGATACCCCCAGGGAGTCCTGGCACCGGGCCGCCGTCGGGCTGACCGACGCCCTCACCGGCCTCTGGCTCGCCCCCGTCACCGGGTCCGGGGCGCGGGCCGGCGAGTAG
- a CDS encoding ArsR/SmtB family transcription factor: protein MSSDSCELLCLDLPQAEAVRARVPADDDVRLAADRARALADPTRLRIARALAVGDELCVCDLAWVCSASQNLVSHHVRQLRTAGLAASRREGKLVMYRLTDAGHTLLALLLPDPEPAVGEG from the coding sequence ATGTCCTCCGACTCCTGTGAACTCCTCTGCCTCGATCTGCCCCAGGCCGAGGCGGTCCGCGCCCGCGTGCCCGCCGACGATGACGTCCGGCTCGCCGCCGACCGGGCCCGGGCCCTGGCCGACCCCACCCGGCTGCGCATCGCCCGCGCGCTGGCGGTCGGCGACGAACTGTGCGTGTGCGACCTGGCCTGGGTCTGCTCCGCCTCGCAGAACCTCGTCTCCCACCACGTGCGCCAACTGCGCACCGCCGGTCTGGCCGCCTCCCGGCGCGAGGGCAAGCTCGTCATGTACCGCCTCACCGACGCGGGTCACACCCTGCTGGCCCTGCTGCTGCCCGACCCCGAACCGGCTGTGGGAGAGGGCTGA